The Paenibacillus sp. FSL R7-0204 genome includes a region encoding these proteins:
- a CDS encoding ArpU family phage packaging/lysis transcriptional regulator — translation MILSSLPELDRRRTQVTIENMLEKYRIFKSVTFEAREAGITYSYTERFHGATHTVTDQTAAIATHNVDVPAARRAYCALIDSVVERLTQREQQLVRERYMRREESYDYTIYNHVFDPPVSKDTYVKIRSKAFYKMALALADLQLLSLATLMKTPSGGNGSKAPKSF, via the coding sequence ATGATTCTATCTTCGCTGCCTGAGCTTGACCGCCGCCGGACTCAGGTCACTATAGAGAATATGCTGGAGAAGTACCGGATTTTCAAATCTGTAACGTTCGAGGCTAGAGAGGCTGGGATTACTTATTCCTATACGGAACGGTTCCATGGCGCTACCCATACGGTTACCGATCAGACAGCAGCCATTGCCACGCATAATGTAGATGTGCCTGCTGCAAGACGCGCATACTGTGCTCTAATCGATTCAGTTGTAGAGCGGCTTACCCAGAGGGAACAACAACTGGTGCGTGAGAGGTACATGCGCAGAGAGGAGAGCTATGACTACACTATCTATAATCATGTGTTCGATCCTCCGGTGAGCAAGGATACTTATGTGAAAATAAGATCGAAGGCGTTCTATAAGATGGCGCTGGCGCTCGCCGATCTGCAGCTGTTGTCTCTGGCTACGCTCATGAAGACCCCGTCTGGAGGGAATGGATCTAAGGCGCCGAAATCCTTTTGA